A stretch of the Corylus avellana chromosome ca6, CavTom2PMs-1.0 genome encodes the following:
- the LOC132185045 gene encoding peamaclein → MKLVSATFVLLCLVIITSSFFEATMAGSSFCDSKCGERCANAGVKDRCLKYCGICCDKCQCVPSGTYGNKDECPCYRDLKNSKGKPKCP, encoded by the exons ATGAAGCTCGTTTCTGCAACTTTTGTGCTCCTATGTCTTGTCATCATCACCTCCTCGTTCTTCGAGGCCACCATGGCTGGTTCAA GCTTCTGTGACTCCAAGTGCGGGGAGAGGTGCGCGAATGCGGGCGTGAAGGATCGGTGCTTGAAGTACTGCGGAATTTGCTGTGACAAGTGCCAGTGCGTGCCCTCTGGGACTTATGGGAACAAGGACGAGTGTCCTTGCTACAGAGACCTCAAGAACTCCAAGGGCAAACCCAAGTGCCCTTGA